A single genomic interval of Spinacia oleracea cultivar Varoflay chromosome 6, BTI_SOV_V1, whole genome shotgun sequence harbors:
- the LOC110799391 gene encoding uncharacterized protein isoform X3 — MHLLMHLCFFVGLCVSWESALYPRWFPETFIPTFKIAEAKSLQKVRIGEEISLVRVKLSWPLSSREALLHFFVFEYFENDLVVVLMNTISDADNIQLETHGFTNKGIPEVENTVRIDVVGGFALQKVTENRSYFRTIGNLDIKLDFVPPSLINFISRQLIGSGFRFYKKTVASVSNGDEAFAKVLSGPLYNRIRQAIYSNDESEKNPSKQSIQDYIGGINNGDQKTDVQNASGEEDMKIIGNDHLNQRSEGCKPTCNEIEEEEIKESNGHVGRYLASEIEEEEQQQVSENGHVDNGKDAKESHSSIDLPKSVNLNKNVPISPQVEKALGTLDKMINVVKENRLKGPNLNHSSPKIVGDAALSSTLGEHIKRVDKQGISVEEIDRDTTHVSRNDLGTDGLRSGKTELQSQEENSHVVSPDQNPAIADWPVNVPSAVNSPVVGTPKNLEVNGIHENNKKTGQPKKWRLCCFHLPSGRLVS; from the exons ATGCACCTCTTGATGCAT TTATGCTTCTTTGTAGGTCTATGTGTTTCCTGGGAATCAGCCCTCTATCCAAGATG GTTTCCTGAAACATTTATTCCCACTTTCAAGATCGCAGAAGCCAAAAGTTTGCAGAAGGTCAGGATTGGTGAAGAGATATCTTTAGTGAG GGTGAAGCTTTCGTGGCCATTGTCCAGTAGAGAGGCTCTTCTCCACTTTTTTGTGTTTGAGTACTTTGAAAATGATCTTGTCGTCGTGCTCATGAACACG ATTTCTGACGCGGACAACATTCAATTGGAAACCCATGGCTTCACCAATAAGGGAATACCAGAAGTCGAGAACACTGTAAGGATTGATGTAGTGGGCGGTTTTGCTTTACAAAAAGTGACAGAAAACAGGAGTTACTTTAG GACAATAGGCAACCTGGACATAAAGCTGGATTTTGTTCCTCCATCACTTATAAATTTCATATCGAGACAGTTGATAGGCAGTGGTTTCAGGTTCTATAAGAAG ACAGTTGCTTCTGTATCTAATGGAGATGAAGCTTTTGCCAAGGTGTTGAGTGGCCCCCTTTACAATCGAATACGTCAAGCTATATACTCAAACGATGAATCAGAAAAGAACCCCAGTAAACAAAGCATTCAGGACTACATAGGGGGCATCAACAATGGGGATCAGAAAACAGATGTGCAAAATGCATCTGGTGAGGAAGATATGAAGATTATTGGGAATGACCATTTGAACCAACGTTCAGAGGGGTGCAAACCTACATGTAACGAGATTGAAGAAGAGGAGATTAAAGAAAGTAATGGCCATGTTGGCAGATACTTAGCCAGTGAGATtgaggaagaagaacaacaacaagTGAGTGAAAATGGACACGTGGATAATGGCAAAGATGCAAAGGAAAGCCACAGCTCAATCGATCTACCTAAATCAGTGAACTTGAATAAGAATGTACCAATAAGTCCCCAGGTGGAGAAAGCTCTAGGTACTTTGGATAAAATGATCAATGTTGTCAAAGAGAATAGACTCAAAGGTCCGAATCTCAATCACTCTAGCCCTAAGATAGTAGGGGATGCAGCTTTATCCTCAACGTTGGGTGAACATATTAAACGAGTAGATAAGCAGGGTATATCAGTGGAAGAGATTGATAGGGATACTACACATGTATCCAGGAATGACTTAGGCACTGATGGTTTGAG GTCTGGAAAAACAGAACTTCAATCCCAGGAAGAAAATTCTCATGTGGTATCTCCTGATCAAAATCCAGCTATCGCCGATTGGCCAGTAAATGTGCCTTCTGCTGTAAACAGTCCAGTTGTAGGCACTCCGAAGAACCTTgaagttaatggcatacatgAGAATAACAAGAAGACTGGGCAGCCAAAAAAGTGGAGGCTATGTTGTTTTCACCTTCCTTCCGGGAGGCTGGTGTCATGA
- the LOC110799391 gene encoding uncharacterized protein isoform X2, with amino-acid sequence MVKKGKIAHYRERLDETLASENLTDEEKLKNLVKDQILRSSDNNPIDCIDNITGKRTVEVANFLEMLRSASENYNASSLETHHTSWKLKQDTEDYRVMYREGPVGSPFHSLLVEGYIDAPLDAFMLLCRSMCFLGISPLSKMIAEAKSLQKVRIGEEISLVRVKLSWPLSSREALLHFFVFEYFENDLVVVLMNTISDADNIQLETHGFTNKGIPEVENTVRIDVVGGFALQKVTENRSYFRTIGNLDIKLDFVPPSLINFISRQLIGSGFRFYKKTVASVSNGDEAFAKVLSGPLYNRIRQAIYSNDESEKNPSKQSIQDYIGGINNGDQKTDVQNASGEEDMKIIGNDHLNQRSEGCKPTCNEIEEEEIKESNGHVGRYLASEIEEEEQQQVSENGHVDNGKDAKESHSSIDLPKSVNLNKNVPISPQVEKALGTLDKMINVVKENRLKGPNLNHSSPKIVGDAALSSTLGEHIKRVDKQGISVEEIDRDTTHVSRNDLGTDGLRSGKTELQSQEENSHVVSPDQNPAIADWPVNVPSAVNSPVVGTPKNLEVNGIHENNKKTGQPKKWRLCCFHLPSGRLVS; translated from the exons ATGGTGAAAAAGGGAAAAATTGCCCACTATAGAGAGAGGTTGGATGAGACGTTAGCATCCGAAAATCTCACTGATGAGGAGAAACTAAAGAATCTTGTTAAAGATCAAATCTTACGATCATCGGACAATAATCCTATAG ATTGTATTGATAATATTACCGGAAAAAGGACTGTGGAAGTAGCAAATTTTCTTGAGATGCTGAGGAGTGCGTCTGAAAACTATAATGCTTCATCTCTCGAGACTCATCATACGAGTTGGAAA TTGAAACAGGATACTGAAGATTATCGTGTCATGTACCGGGAGGGACCTGTAGGTTCTCCGTTTCATTCACTACTTGTGGAAGGCTATATAGATGCACCTCTTGATGCAT TTATGCTTCTTTGTAGGTCTATGTGTTTCCTGGGAATCAGCCCTCTATCCAAGATG ATCGCAGAAGCCAAAAGTTTGCAGAAGGTCAGGATTGGTGAAGAGATATCTTTAGTGAG GGTGAAGCTTTCGTGGCCATTGTCCAGTAGAGAGGCTCTTCTCCACTTTTTTGTGTTTGAGTACTTTGAAAATGATCTTGTCGTCGTGCTCATGAACACG ATTTCTGACGCGGACAACATTCAATTGGAAACCCATGGCTTCACCAATAAGGGAATACCAGAAGTCGAGAACACTGTAAGGATTGATGTAGTGGGCGGTTTTGCTTTACAAAAAGTGACAGAAAACAGGAGTTACTTTAG GACAATAGGCAACCTGGACATAAAGCTGGATTTTGTTCCTCCATCACTTATAAATTTCATATCGAGACAGTTGATAGGCAGTGGTTTCAGGTTCTATAAGAAG ACAGTTGCTTCTGTATCTAATGGAGATGAAGCTTTTGCCAAGGTGTTGAGTGGCCCCCTTTACAATCGAATACGTCAAGCTATATACTCAAACGATGAATCAGAAAAGAACCCCAGTAAACAAAGCATTCAGGACTACATAGGGGGCATCAACAATGGGGATCAGAAAACAGATGTGCAAAATGCATCTGGTGAGGAAGATATGAAGATTATTGGGAATGACCATTTGAACCAACGTTCAGAGGGGTGCAAACCTACATGTAACGAGATTGAAGAAGAGGAGATTAAAGAAAGTAATGGCCATGTTGGCAGATACTTAGCCAGTGAGATtgaggaagaagaacaacaacaagTGAGTGAAAATGGACACGTGGATAATGGCAAAGATGCAAAGGAAAGCCACAGCTCAATCGATCTACCTAAATCAGTGAACTTGAATAAGAATGTACCAATAAGTCCCCAGGTGGAGAAAGCTCTAGGTACTTTGGATAAAATGATCAATGTTGTCAAAGAGAATAGACTCAAAGGTCCGAATCTCAATCACTCTAGCCCTAAGATAGTAGGGGATGCAGCTTTATCCTCAACGTTGGGTGAACATATTAAACGAGTAGATAAGCAGGGTATATCAGTGGAAGAGATTGATAGGGATACTACACATGTATCCAGGAATGACTTAGGCACTGATGGTTTGAG GTCTGGAAAAACAGAACTTCAATCCCAGGAAGAAAATTCTCATGTGGTATCTCCTGATCAAAATCCAGCTATCGCCGATTGGCCAGTAAATGTGCCTTCTGCTGTAAACAGTCCAGTTGTAGGCACTCCGAAGAACCTTgaagttaatggcatacatgAGAATAACAAGAAGACTGGGCAGCCAAAAAAGTGGAGGCTATGTTGTTTTCACCTTCCTTCCGGGAGGCTGGTGTCATGA
- the LOC110799391 gene encoding uncharacterized protein isoform X1, whose amino-acid sequence MVKKGKIAHYRERLDETLASENLTDEEKLKNLVKDQILRSSDNNPIDCIDNITGKRTVEVANFLEMLRSASENYNASSLETHHTSWKLKQDTEDYRVMYREGPVGSPFHSLLVEGYIDAPLDACLCVSWESALYPRWFPETFIPTFKIAEAKSLQKVRIGEEISLVRVKLSWPLSSREALLHFFVFEYFENDLVVVLMNTISDADNIQLETHGFTNKGIPEVENTVRIDVVGGFALQKVTENRSYFRTIGNLDIKLDFVPPSLINFISRQLIGSGFRFYKKTVASVSNGDEAFAKVLSGPLYNRIRQAIYSNDESEKNPSKQSIQDYIGGINNGDQKTDVQNASGEEDMKIIGNDHLNQRSEGCKPTCNEIEEEEIKESNGHVGRYLASEIEEEEQQQVSENGHVDNGKDAKESHSSIDLPKSVNLNKNVPISPQVEKALGTLDKMINVVKENRLKGPNLNHSSPKIVGDAALSSTLGEHIKRVDKQGISVEEIDRDTTHVSRNDLGTDGLRSGKTELQSQEENSHVVSPDQNPAIADWPVNVPSAVNSPVVGTPKNLEVNGIHENNKKTGQPKKWRLCCFHLPSGRLVS is encoded by the exons ATGGTGAAAAAGGGAAAAATTGCCCACTATAGAGAGAGGTTGGATGAGACGTTAGCATCCGAAAATCTCACTGATGAGGAGAAACTAAAGAATCTTGTTAAAGATCAAATCTTACGATCATCGGACAATAATCCTATAG ATTGTATTGATAATATTACCGGAAAAAGGACTGTGGAAGTAGCAAATTTTCTTGAGATGCTGAGGAGTGCGTCTGAAAACTATAATGCTTCATCTCTCGAGACTCATCATACGAGTTGGAAA TTGAAACAGGATACTGAAGATTATCGTGTCATGTACCGGGAGGGACCTGTAGGTTCTCCGTTTCATTCACTACTTGTGGAAGGCTATATAGATGCACCTCTTGATGCAT GTCTATGTGTTTCCTGGGAATCAGCCCTCTATCCAAGATG GTTTCCTGAAACATTTATTCCCACTTTCAAGATCGCAGAAGCCAAAAGTTTGCAGAAGGTCAGGATTGGTGAAGAGATATCTTTAGTGAG GGTGAAGCTTTCGTGGCCATTGTCCAGTAGAGAGGCTCTTCTCCACTTTTTTGTGTTTGAGTACTTTGAAAATGATCTTGTCGTCGTGCTCATGAACACG ATTTCTGACGCGGACAACATTCAATTGGAAACCCATGGCTTCACCAATAAGGGAATACCAGAAGTCGAGAACACTGTAAGGATTGATGTAGTGGGCGGTTTTGCTTTACAAAAAGTGACAGAAAACAGGAGTTACTTTAG GACAATAGGCAACCTGGACATAAAGCTGGATTTTGTTCCTCCATCACTTATAAATTTCATATCGAGACAGTTGATAGGCAGTGGTTTCAGGTTCTATAAGAAG ACAGTTGCTTCTGTATCTAATGGAGATGAAGCTTTTGCCAAGGTGTTGAGTGGCCCCCTTTACAATCGAATACGTCAAGCTATATACTCAAACGATGAATCAGAAAAGAACCCCAGTAAACAAAGCATTCAGGACTACATAGGGGGCATCAACAATGGGGATCAGAAAACAGATGTGCAAAATGCATCTGGTGAGGAAGATATGAAGATTATTGGGAATGACCATTTGAACCAACGTTCAGAGGGGTGCAAACCTACATGTAACGAGATTGAAGAAGAGGAGATTAAAGAAAGTAATGGCCATGTTGGCAGATACTTAGCCAGTGAGATtgaggaagaagaacaacaacaagTGAGTGAAAATGGACACGTGGATAATGGCAAAGATGCAAAGGAAAGCCACAGCTCAATCGATCTACCTAAATCAGTGAACTTGAATAAGAATGTACCAATAAGTCCCCAGGTGGAGAAAGCTCTAGGTACTTTGGATAAAATGATCAATGTTGTCAAAGAGAATAGACTCAAAGGTCCGAATCTCAATCACTCTAGCCCTAAGATAGTAGGGGATGCAGCTTTATCCTCAACGTTGGGTGAACATATTAAACGAGTAGATAAGCAGGGTATATCAGTGGAAGAGATTGATAGGGATACTACACATGTATCCAGGAATGACTTAGGCACTGATGGTTTGAG GTCTGGAAAAACAGAACTTCAATCCCAGGAAGAAAATTCTCATGTGGTATCTCCTGATCAAAATCCAGCTATCGCCGATTGGCCAGTAAATGTGCCTTCTGCTGTAAACAGTCCAGTTGTAGGCACTCCGAAGAACCTTgaagttaatggcatacatgAGAATAACAAGAAGACTGGGCAGCCAAAAAAGTGGAGGCTATGTTGTTTTCACCTTCCTTCCGGGAGGCTGGTGTCATGA
- the LOC110799396 gene encoding iron-sulfur cluster co-chaperone protein HscB homolog, protein MNTMRLPWRRFSALLRRNLKPIFSLSSPALHSHTRPLSSLSSPALPPHSNFPANFLHSFPNQSSKLFRFESSSSSSEFRRCWNCNSSPTTSQLFLVCDSCRCIQPVDRSVDYFRIFGLEQKYDIKESNLEGVYKDWQKKLHPDLVHSKSESEREYAAEQSSRVIDAYRTLKNSLSRAIYLMKLQGVHVDEEQTVSDPELLAEVMEIRESVEEAPDSQALKQIQAEVQEKMKQWSETFAGAFKSQETEKALNAIRRMTYFIRANEEIVKRL, encoded by the exons ATGAACACCATGAGACTACCATGGCGTCGATTCTCAGCCCTCCTCCGCCGAAATTTGAAGCCCATTTTCTCTCTTTCCTCTCCCGCCCTTCATTCCCATACTCGacctctctcttctctctcctctcccgcACTCCCTCCCCATTCCAATTTTCCTGCAAATTTTCTCCACAGCTTTCCCAATCAATCATCCAAGCTTTTTCGCTTcgaatcatcatcatcaagctCCGAATTTCGAAGATGCTGGAATTGCAACTCGTCCCCAACAACCTCACAACTCTTCCTCGTTTGCGATTCTTGCCGTTGCATTCAACCCGTTGATCGCTCCGTTGATTACTTTCGGATTTTTGGACT GGAGCAAAAATACGATATCAAGGAGAGTAATTTAGAGGGCGTGTATAAAGACTGGCAGAAGAAACTGCATCCTGATCTAGTTCATTCAAAGTCTGAG AGTGAAAGGGAGTATGCTGCTGAGCAATCATCTCGAGTCATTGATGCTTACAGGACACTAAAAAATTCCTTATCGAGGGCTATATACCTT ATGAAGCTACAGGGTGTACATGTTGATGAAGAGCAGACTGTTTCAGATCCAGAATTACTAGCTGAG GTTATGGAGATCAGAGAATCTGTTGAAGAAGCTCCTGATTCTCAGGCATTAAAACAGATCCAGGCAGAG GTACAAGAGAAAATGAAACAATGGTCTGAGACATTTGCAGGAGCATTCAAAAGCCAGGAAACAGAAAAGGCATTAAATGCCATCCGTAGAATGACATATTTTATACGTGCAAATGAGGAAATTGTGAAACGGCTCTGA
- the LOC130464257 gene encoding uncharacterized protein, whose product MRCNDMMISWLLFNLDSTIAKSVLYFQTAREIWLDLEDRFGFISGPQLFSLEQQVSEMKQGGQNISEFFTEIKSLWDKISAANPLPTCTCNLCTCNLTQKIFKMQQDQRLMQFLMKLGEHLAIVRGNLLMQQPLPTISHAYRMLAQEERQREISTPVPSHDSHAFAVDRRRYNDYHRGGYRGQQSSNTGRSAYGNFGGNKSANFRRPVASYFCDHCKVNGHSTERCFKLHGFPPGFTGFKTDKRAAAAAYSDEGYGDDMTEYQQQFYTPEKEPQQSQPGFLTAEQCTQLLNLLNKQQQQPDKVTPDTEFEEGDTSGHAFMAGPFNERATGSW is encoded by the exons ATGAGATGTAATGATATGATGATTTCATGGCTGCTATTCAACCTAGATTCTACTATTGCAAAGAGTGTCTTATATTTTCAAACAGCTAGAGAGATTTGGTTGGACTTGGAAGATAGGTTTGGCTTTATTTCAGGACCTCAGTTGTTTTCTCTGGAGCAACAAGTGTCAGAAATGAAACAAGGTGGACAGAATATCTCAGAGTTCTTTACTGAGATAAAATCTCTGTGGGATAAGATCAGTGCTGCAAATCCTTTGCCTACATGTACTTGTAATCTTTGTACATGCAATCTGACACAAAAGATCTTCAAGATGCAACAAGATCAGAGACTTATGCAATTCTTGATGAAACTTGGAGAACATCTAGCTATTGTTAGGGGTAATCTGCTGATGCAGCAACCTCTACCTACAATCTCACATGCATACAGAATGCTAGCACAAGAAGAGAGGCAAAGGGAGATAAGTACTCCAGTGCCATCTCATGATTCTCATGCATTTGCTGTTGATAGAAGGAGATACAATGATTATCATAGAGGTGGATACAGAGGTCAACAATCTTCTAATACAGGAAGAAGTGCTTATGGAAATTTTGGAGGAAATAAGTCTGCAAATTTCAGAAGGCCAGTGGCAAGCTATTTCTGTGATCATTGTAAAGTCAATGGACACAGTACAGAAAGATGTTTCAAACTACATGGGTTTCCACCTGGTTTTACAGGATTCAAAACTGATAAAAGAGCAGCTGCAGCAGCATATTCAGATGAAGGGTATGGAGATGATATGACAGAGTATCAACAACAATTTTACACTCCAGAAAAGGAACCACAACAAAGCCAACCTGGATTTCTGACTGCTGAACAATGTACTCAGTTGTTGAACCTGCTAAataagcaacaacaacagccaGACAAGGTGACACCAGATACTGAGTTTGAAGAAGGAGATACATCAGGCCATGCATTCATGGCAG GGCCATTCAATGAAAGGGCCACAGGTTCTTGGTAA